The following coding sequences lie in one Nitratireductor mangrovi genomic window:
- a CDS encoding DUF427 domain-containing protein: MSANPAPGFRNNPDKVITLEPHDGTVTVSAAGTVIAASSHAKVLSEPPYPAVLYVPFADIDFSQLEKTDHTTHCPYKGDASYWSVKPAGSEGRNAMWGYEAPFDEMADIRDHAAFYPDKVTIETS; the protein is encoded by the coding sequence ATGAGTGCCAACCCGGCCCCCGGCTTCAGGAACAACCCCGACAAGGTGATCACGCTCGAACCGCACGACGGCACGGTGACCGTCTCGGCGGCCGGCACGGTGATTGCCGCGTCGAGCCACGCCAAGGTGCTATCGGAACCACCCTATCCGGCCGTGCTCTATGTGCCTTTCGCCGACATCGACTTTTCCCAGTTGGAGAAGACTGACCACACGACCCATTGCCCGTACAAGGGCGATGCGTCCTACTGGAGCGTGAAACCAGCCGGCTCGGAAGGCCGCAACGCGATGTGGGGTTACGAGGCGCCTTTCGACGAGATGGCCGACATCAGGGATCACGCGGCGTTTTATCCCGACAAGGTGACCATCGAGACGTCTTGA
- a CDS encoding MerR family transcriptional regulator encodes MLSIGEMARRSGVKVPTIRYYEQMGLLEEPGRTEGNQRRYGAAELERLVFIRHARDLGIAIEAIRELIALSADPDRPCAEADRIAADHLGQVRDKIARLRRLEAELERIASCSAATVGECYVLRALGEHELCAGEH; translated from the coding sequence ATGCTGTCGATCGGGGAAATGGCGCGCAGGTCCGGCGTGAAGGTGCCGACCATCCGCTACTACGAACAGATGGGACTGTTGGAAGAGCCGGGGCGCACCGAAGGCAACCAGCGCCGCTATGGCGCGGCCGAACTCGAGCGCCTTGTCTTCATTCGCCATGCGCGGGATCTGGGCATTGCCATCGAAGCGATCCGGGAACTCATCGCGCTGAGTGCCGACCCCGATCGCCCTTGCGCGGAAGCCGACCGTATCGCCGCCGACCATCTAGGGCAGGTTCGCGACAAGATCGCGCGGCTGCGCCGGCTTGAAGCGGAACTTGAACGCATCGCCTCGTGTTCGGCGGCCACGGTGGGCGAATGCTACGTTCTGCGCGCGCTGGGCGAGCACGAATTGTGCGCGGGCGAACACTAG
- a CDS encoding DUF6165 family protein codes for MTDILVPVSAGELVDKLTILELKLDRITDLARRRNVAAERHALAEVAKTALPPSEALSRHRDALSEVNGELWDVEDALRRKESRQDFGAEFVALARSVYRLNDKRAAIKRDINQLLGSRLVEEKSYGGEEAGP; via the coding sequence ATGACTGATATCCTCGTGCCTGTTTCCGCCGGTGAACTCGTCGACAAGCTTACCATTCTTGAGCTCAAGCTCGACCGGATCACCGACCTCGCGCGGCGGCGGAACGTTGCCGCTGAGCGGCATGCTCTGGCAGAGGTAGCCAAGACCGCGCTGCCTCCCTCCGAGGCGCTGTCACGTCACCGGGATGCCTTGTCGGAGGTGAATGGCGAGTTATGGGATGTCGAAGACGCGTTGCGTCGGAAGGAATCGCGCCAGGATTTCGGCGCCGAGTTCGTGGCGCTTGCCCGTTCGGTCTATCGGCTGAACGACAAGCGAGCCGCCATCAAGCGGGACATCAACCAGTTGCTTGGCTCGCGGCTCGTCGAGGAAAAGTCCTATGGCGGCGAGGAAGCAGGCCCGTGA
- a CDS encoding FkbM family methyltransferase produces MSVADRVSEAERLLREVHDELLSELGSERTRRRGHLNLQLHLVRRRLMPGYDYTSQAGQDFIVDRLLGERAEGVFVDVGGHDGRTGSNTLFFESRRRWSGLLIEAAERLVAEARRYRRCECVECAVSDEDGEAEFIEVTEGLTQMSGLSGTYDKALLGKVRADPRHRERARTVRTRRLDSILREHGIERADFVSLDIEGGELAVLRTFPFDDVPIEVWAIENNTGRAEIREIMTKNGYALVEFAGVDEIYRRR; encoded by the coding sequence GTGAGCGTTGCAGACCGGGTTTCCGAGGCCGAACGGCTGCTTCGTGAGGTCCACGACGAGCTCCTTTCGGAGCTCGGATCGGAACGAACGCGCCGTCGCGGCCACCTCAACCTGCAACTTCACCTCGTCCGCCGCCGGCTGATGCCGGGCTACGACTACACATCGCAGGCTGGACAGGATTTCATCGTCGATCGCCTGCTCGGCGAACGGGCAGAAGGCGTCTTCGTTGATGTCGGCGGGCATGACGGGCGGACGGGCTCCAACACCCTCTTCTTCGAGAGCCGCCGTCGGTGGAGCGGTCTGTTGATCGAGGCCGCCGAAAGACTTGTCGCCGAGGCGCGTCGCTATCGCCGCTGCGAATGTGTCGAATGCGCGGTTTCGGATGAGGACGGCGAAGCCGAGTTCATCGAGGTGACAGAGGGCCTGACGCAGATGAGTGGCCTTTCGGGGACGTACGACAAGGCACTCCTGGGCAAGGTGAGGGCAGATCCCCGGCATCGCGAGAGGGCGCGGACGGTCCGTACCCGCAGGCTCGATTCGATCCTGCGCGAACACGGGATCGAGCGCGCGGACTTTGTCTCCCTTGACATCGAGGGTGGCGAACTGGCCGTCCTGCGCACCTTTCCCTTTGACGACGTGCCGATTGAGGTGTGGGCAATCGAGAACAACACCGGTCGGGCGGAAATTCGCGAGATCATGACCAAGAACGGCTACGCGCTGGTCGAATTCGCCGGTGTCGACGAAATCTACCGCAGGCGATGA